TTTGATTACCAAAAGTGTGTGTTACACATTGTGAAAATCTTTAATGAGCATCTTGGCAGGGGTGCACAGAGACCAGACAAGTCAAACTTGGATGGGAAAGAGTTTCTTCTGTTCCTTACAAGAGGCAGGAGAAAACCCCGCCTGGGCCCAAAGGAACAGCTGGGGGAAATACTGAATCACCAACCACATTCTCTCGTGCAGTAGTCCTGACCCTTTGGGTGGGACGGATTTAACAGTAGTGTCTAGACAGAGTTTTGCACTGAGGTTGAACAAGACAGCTGTCCATTAAGCCTGAGAGCATAAAAAGGAGGAAGAACCCCTGGGTGACTTGGCTAATCAAACATATCAGTGCAAATATCCTGAAACATTTCAGTCGAAGAACAATGCAGAGTTTTATTGAGAATTTCCACGAATATGATCACAGATGCTGTGGAAGTAACAAAGTGAAgcctttaaaaatacaaatcaaTTTCTCTGGAAGTCATCTTTGCTGAACTGTGGGTTATATATACTACTATGAagcggacacacacacacacacgcacgcacgcacgcacgcacgcacacacacacacacacagttacctTGTAACAgtatatcagaatcagaatcagaatcagaatactttattgatccctaggggaaattatttttttgttacagtgctccattacaaacaaacattaacaaagacagacaatacactaactaagaatagcaaaatatatacaggcatatatatatacataaagtcacttattaataaatagctgaaaaacaaacatgttgcaGTACTgctgttgcagtaaacagtgtgttaagtggatgagttgtacagggagatggccacaggcaggaatgatttcctgtgtcgttcagtggtgcttttcggtactctcagtctctcactgaacgtgctcctgtgactgaccagcatgtcatggagtgggtgggaggtgttacccaacattgtctttatcttgaacaacatccgcctctccgacaccaccttgagggagtccagctccatccccacaacattactggccttacagatcagtttatcgagtctgttggcatctgtgaccctcagcctgctcccccagcatgcaacagcatagaggatcgcactggccacaacagactcgtagaaaatcctgagcattttctggcagatgttgaaggacctcagtcgcctcaaaaaatagagacgactctggcccttcctgtgaagtgctgtggtgtttttagcccagtccagtttattgtcaatgtgtactccaaggtatttatagtcctccacaatgtcaacactgaccccctggattgaaacaggggtcaagtgtttcctggtcttcctgaagtccactatcaattccttggtctttcccacgttgagctgcagatgattctgctcacaccacgtgacaaaggagtcgatcacagcccggtactctgtctcatcatccctgctgatgcatccaaccactgcagagtcatcagaaaacttctgaagatggcaggtctctgtgcagtggctgaagtctgtggtgtagagggtgaagaggaagggagagaggacagtcccctgtggtgcccctatgttgctgattaccttgtcagacacacactgtgggagacgtacatattgcggtcttcctgtcaggtaatcaacaatccaggacaccagagaagcatccacctgcatcgctcTTAACTTATCACCCAGTagggtcggcctgatggtgttgaaagcactggaaaagtcaaaaaacatgaccctcacagtgctcgccggctggtccagatgggtgtagacacgattgagcaggtagatgatggcgtcctctgttccgagacgaggctgataggcaaattgaaggggatccagatgtggtctgacaatgggtcgcagctggtccaggatgagcctttccagggtcttcatgatgtgggaggtcagtgccacgggcctgtGTGCGTAACACACTTGTATAATATGATAAACTGTGGAACCAAAACTATGCAACAGTTTTGGAACAAACTAGAGCTAATTTATAAATATATCACATCAGTATTAAATATAATTGAGAATTATAGGAGATCATTTAAGTACTTTTCTGTACCCATAATGATACTATATAGTATTTGATAAATATGTTACCTTATTGTTGAGTTAGGTAACCTGAACCTGGGTCGGTCTCTAGTTAGCCAGCTGCTAGCTTTGCATTTACAGTACAGACATGAAGGTGCTTTCAGTGTTCTCATCAAATCCTCATGAACTTAGATAAATATAAACATTCAGAATTCACAAAACTTTCTCTAATAAACATTGAAACTATTACAGAACATTTAAAGCTATGGTGAAGTCATTTTTATTGTGTTCCCACTCTTAATAGGAAGAACATACAGGTACTTCCTCTACCTGTGATAACTGCACTTTTGGTAAAACCATTCAccattttgaattttaaaattCCCTTTATATGCTTTTAATGGCATTGTACAATGTGCCTGTTTTCATACTATTTTAAAATGcccatgaataaaaacaaagatattaacaaaataaaagtgaaatgacGAGTTAATGGAAGGATAATTGAGTTTACACACATCTGCTTGCTGTATTAGAGCAGCACTCTCTCTGTCCTTTCTGTGGGTAACATCACAGACAGAAGGCCATTCCTGTTGATGGAGGAGCTCCAgtgaaaacatttattcagtCTTTTCATTAATTGTTGTTTCTTCCGACCGGCTGATGGATCTAAAGTCCACAAAAACACCCAAACTGCACatgagaaaattaaaaacatgtagAAACTGCTTTGATTGTCATCAAGCCAGTGAATGGTTGATATCAGCTGGTGTCACTGTCATAGATATGCTTACTTCAATTTCCTAGCTGTCTCAGATTAATGGAGATTACATTATAATTTCAGATGAAATTCTTTGTAATTATATGTAATTTGATAGGTACTTTGATTCTATTGAATGTTTGCCTGATTCATTTTCAACAATCATGTGTTTTTATAGCTCTGGCTGAAGACCAGATGTAATAAGCACACGACTGATTTGAGGGGAGATGTTGCTTAACTTTGAAATTCATCATTAAACCAACAGTTGGCTGTGACAAATAAAGAGGACCCTGTGCGTATCAGAAGGAGAGAGGAGATATTTTGACTCAAAATATAATTTCCAGTATCAGCAGGGCAAAAATTATTCTTCAAAGATGTTCAACATTAAGGTGCTGCTTCTGCAGGGACATCTGTTGACTTAGACAGATTTTGGGGAAATCTGAACTTCTCCActaaatgttcagcatttttttggCAAAGAGTGAACAAACGATTAGAAGTAAAGGCATACAGGAGTGGATTTACGGCACTGTTTACAAATGTTACAGAGGCGAAAGCGTTCCAGGTGTCCTCGCTAAACTTTAACAAGGATTTTTTATCGAGGGAAACAGCTGCAATCTCCACCACATTCATGGCACGATATGGCACCCACAGGACAAATACAGTCACTATGATGCTGGTAATCAGTCTGGTGGTCTGTGGATTGTTGAAAAAGGCTGCCCGATTCACCTTTCTGTAGAGACTGATGTATGAAAAAGccatgacagaaaatgacacaacTCCTACCAGGAGTCCTGTCAACAGCACAGCTACCCTCTGACCCTTGGAGGAGTAGTGAGGTTTGCAACATGTCCAATGCTGATCTTTGTCCAGCCATCGAACCACTAAAGCAGGGATGGACAGGGTCATCGAAGCCAGCCAGAGAGGAGCCAACAGCAACCTTGCTTTCACTAGATTTAAACTCCTCTGCAGGTGAACCACCTGAAGGTAACGCTGAACACTGAGCACAGTCACAGTCAGCAGACTGGCATAAATGCTGCAGTACCCAATGTACGTTATAAGCTTGCAGGCTACCAAGCTGAAGGCCCAGCCATAGAGAAAAGAGTAAATCCACAGTGGAAGGGTAACCAAGCAGAGCAGGTCTGACACAGCCAGATTCAGCATCAAACTCTGGCTCAGACTGGACATGTTCTCCCAGTTTGGCTTGAGAACGATGACAGCGATGTTTCCAGGGAATCCCAGCAGAAAGCAGATGGACAGCACCACTACAGGAACAAGACTCCTGGAGTCCAAAGTAGGATGAGGTGAATCTCCAGGAGAGGAAGAGATGTTACAAGTAAACGTGGTGGAGTTGACTTGTGCCATGCTGGAAACTTGGTGTGAGTGCCACGCACTAATAATGATAAATGATGAAGGTGTTCACCTTAGATGAATCAAAGGGGAACTAATAACAAGGAAACTGTGATGCTAATGCAAATGAGGATTAATCCCTTAATATCACATTGTCACAACAGATGGAACAACACCAAGGAAGTATAGATTTCACATGTATAAAGACTGAGAACTAATTTTCAGCGTTTACGTTATAGAACTGGACGTTTTACGCTTTCCTCGGAACTGGTCAGGCTATTTTGACTTCATAGAAACAAAGGTTGACAAACCATGAGAATAACACAATAACATAAGAATAAAATCTCTGCAGCAGCAACTAAATACAACTTGTGAGTGAAACAATTTggcaactgctgttcacacaaAATATATACAATACTTAATAGTTAAATCCTGCTATTTTCGCAGATGCTTCAAGCATGTACGTGTGTTATACACATGATTTGCCATGTGAGAATCAAATCAGTGAGAGGGGTGGGGCATCTGATAGGAATAACGAGTAATTGCCTGTAGCAGAGTCTTTGTTGACATAAACCGCAGGGGTTAAACTACAGGTGAGAGCTGCACTGGACTCATGTCTAGAAACACTTTGATAGGTCGtttgaaatacatttaaatacacacacacacacacacacacacacacacacacacacacacacacacacacacacacacacacacacacaccacataaACCTACACTCAAAGTTCCTCGAGGCTGATTTATATGTAAGAGcaataaatgtttatgtttaaataCAGTTCTAAAAGAACGAAATAACAACAT
The genomic region above belongs to Pelmatolapia mariae isolate MD_Pm_ZW linkage group LG15, Pm_UMD_F_2, whole genome shotgun sequence and contains:
- the LOC134643544 gene encoding leukotriene B4 receptor 1-like, with amino-acid sequence MAQVNSTTFTCNISSSPGDSPHPTLDSRSLVPVVVLSICFLLGFPGNIAVIVLKPNWENMSSLSQSLMLNLAVSDLLCLVTLPLWIYSFLYGWAFSLVACKLITYIGYCSIYASLLTVTVLSVQRYLQVVHLQRSLNLVKARLLLAPLWLASMTLSIPALVVRWLDKDQHWTCCKPHYSSKGQRVAVLLTGLLVGVVSFSVMAFSYISLYRKVNRAAFFNNPQTTRLITSIIVTVFVLWVPYRAMNVVEIAAVSLDKKSLLKFSEDTWNAFASVTFVNSAVNPLLYAFTSNRLFTLCQKNAEHLVEKFRFPQNLSKSTDVPAEAAP